DNA sequence from the Neomonachus schauinslandi chromosome 16, ASM220157v2, whole genome shotgun sequence genome:
GGGAGTTTTAGAGCAAGTGAGCTAAAAAGATGGAGATGATGTCCAAAGAGTTATATAGTTGAAATCGAGTTGATGGAGGCATTAGAGTTACTGATATTGTTCAGATATAGGTATTAATCTGGGAGTGAGTCACTAAGGTAAGATGGATGACAAAAACACTGGAAGATAGGAGGTCACATAACTGAGTGTAAAGGCTATTGGAAAGATCATGTATATTAAAATGATAGAAGTAGTATTGAAAAGACTAACAGTGAACCAGAAGCTAAAATCCTTAAGGAATATGTGAGATGACTCACAGAGCATTAATAGATGCTGGTATCTGATGTCTTGAGAATCAAAGCTaggcaattttaaaaagtagaaatattttagaatatcatTTGTAAGCAAAAATGAGTAGCAAGAGCTAGTCCCCCTGTGCCCCAAGGCCCACTGGCATGAtggatatgaaaagaaaacagcCACCATCCGGGAAGGATACAGTGGAagcagagtcttttttttttttttttttaagattttatttatttatttgacagagagacacagcgagagagggaacacaagcaaggggagtgtgagagggaaaagcaggcttcccgctgagcagggagcccgatgcggggctcgatcccaggaccctgggatcacgaccctagccgaaggcagccgcttaacgactgagccacccaggcgccccaggaagcaGAGTCTTTAGGGAATAATATGAGCCAGGTTTCAGTTagaacaagagagaaacagagaaattgTTGAGGGCATGGGGAATTATGTTGGTAACAGTGTGAGTACCAGAGAGCACAGGGTTTCTAGAGTTAGGCAAGGGAGGAAAACGGAGTAAAGGGGGTCATACAGAGCCACGTGAGTTAAAGTCTGAGGGATTAAGGGTGACCTAGGAGTCCTTGGCTATTTGTGGAGACTGCCAAAAATAGGAATAGGAAATATCAGTCTTACCAGTGTTGGGATGTAAAGGGGTGGAGGTTGCTCATGAGGATGTTACTTCCAATAACTGACAGATGGTAAGCTTGCATGGGCTGCTAGCTCCTTCTAGAAAAATCGATTCTCAAGACATCACTGAACTGTAAAACAAGATCTGAGGTATAACAGCAAAAACAGAAAGCTCTGAGATTGACTGGTGTGTTTATGTGGGAGAAAAGGAAGTGGAAAGATTGGCAACATGGGGTAGAGACCTTTGTTTAGTGAAGTATGGGAACAGATTGGGAAAGCTTTAAAATTCTCAACCTCATTGAAAATTTGGGAAAGGCAAGTTGAAACACAAGTTTTTGAAATGATGAGAATTGAAGTAATATTTTGCTGTTTAGTGGGTGCTTTTTGGTACAATCATGCaggaaaaaatgtatagaattgtagaGAATACAGTTggaaacatatatacaaaattatcCTACTTCTCCACTATGCAAGAGAACGCTTCTCCACATATGAGCCAGAAGACATCAACAGGGATATTGACTACAGCATTGTGGTAGAGAAGAAGTAGAAACATTTCTGACCTGAGTGTGGTAGATACCAAATACCTATGGGTAGTAAGATATTTAATAAGATACtaaaggagcgcctgggtggctcagatggttaagcgtctgcctttgactcaggttatgatccctggCAGGCttctggggtcaagccccacatcattctccctgttcagcagggagtctgcttctccctttccctttgcctcttcccctgcttgtgcgtgctctctctcaaatgaataaataaaatctttaaaaaaaaaaaaagatactaaagaaaaataagatactaAATAAGatactaagggaaaaaaatgttagctgAGACTCTAAGTCTTCagaatttaagagaaagagatacCAGATCTTAAAAGTTGTAAAATAGAGTACCTGATAGAATTCAAAAAGGAAGTTGCCAAAAACGAGCTACGAAACTCCCATATACCATGTTCAGTACATTCAAAGCATCAGGTTGTGATCAAAGAATTTGGGGAAAGCTCTTTGTGTGCTGAGTCTTACATCTTCCAAGATAGAAGAGAATGTCTGCCCATCTCTTATGCTTATTGGGAGGGGACACTAAGATTACTACGAGCTGGGAACAAAGTGGGGTGCTGTCTGACTTCCTGGAGAAATCTAAGTATCATGAGAAAGGTTGAACTAGTGCTGCTTTAGCCAACAATCTCAAAGTGTATCCAGAACAAGAATGCATGAGTGTTTCCCAAGGACTAGATGTGGCCCTAGGTCTAGTAAAAGAAAGCCActtagaggggctcctgggtggcttagtcagttaatggtctgccttcagctcatgtcatgatctcagggtcctgagattgagccctgtgttgggctccctgctcaatggggagtctccttctccctcttccctctgcccctcccccaccttgtgtgtgcgcactctcgctctcaaataaataaatcttaaataagtaAAGTTTATCTGTATATTTCAGCCTAAATAGGTCtcaaaatgaataaggaaatttATGGAAAGGTAatattatttgaggaaattataaaCTATGCAAAATAACATGTTGATAGGTAACATACCTTGTCTCTCATTTTTTGAACATGCATTACCCAAATATTCACCATGTTTACAAATTTTTACCCCAATTCTCGtattatgtaaaaattttaaattgaagtaaGTGTGGGTGAGAGGATGTAGAGTCTATTGTGGTCACATCTCAGCTAACCTCCCCATTTGTTTGAGACTTCTGCTTCTACTGTTTAAACATGTTGTACATTATCACTATCATTTCTCCAAGCATGTACCCTTCATGGATTCCAGTTCACTTCTGCTATGTGCCCAGGAGCACTACCAATCTTTAATTTAGagtgtatttttaacattatttctttgtttgtttttttaagattttatttatttcacagagaaagtgagagagggaacacaagcagggagagtggaagagggataagcaggcttcctgacgcggggctcgatcccagggacacttaacgactgagccacccaggcgcccctctttgttgGGTTTTACTAGAGAACATGCCCCttgcattataaaagaaaaacattattttcttttgttaaagaattatataatgtttattaaatgctttaTGTTAATGAGTTCTTAGTGGATTATTTTCTAGGTGATAGAGTATCTTAGTTGCATTAAGAAAAGTGGAGTTTGGGGGCATctggtggctcaattggttaagtgactgccttcagctcaggtcatgatccgggagtcctggtttgggggcgcctgggtggctcagttggttaagcaactgccttcggctcaggtcatgatcccggagtcctgggatcgagtcccacaccaggctcctggctcagcagggagcctgcttctccctttgaccctctcccctctcatgctgtttctctctttctctcaaataaataaatcttaaaaaaaaaaaagagggcgcctgggtggctcagttggttaagcgactgccttcagctcgggttatgatcccagggtcctgggattgagtcccgcatcgggctccctgctctgtggggagcctgcttctccctctcccactccccctgcttgtgttccctctctcgctgtgtctctgtcaaataaataaataaaatctttaaaaaaaaaaaaaaaagaaagaaaaggggagttTGGGAATGAGATACACAGTACTAAGAAATGAAATACAGGCTCCTGCCATTTAAAAATTAgccatccagggcgcctgggtggctcagttggttaagcaactgccttcggctcaggtcatgatcctggagtcccgggatcaagtcccgcgtcgggctccctgctcggcgaggagcctgcttctccctctgaccctcccccctctcatgtacgctctctcattctcgctctctcaaatgaataaataaatctttaaaaaaaataaaaataaaaaataaaaaataaataaaaattagccaTCCAACACATTTAGAGAATAAATTAGATCTGAAAAAATGACAGATACCTGTATATGGCCTGGAATTATACACACTAAATCTACAATAGGGATAGGATTGAGAAACAATGGGTCTTTGACATTTatcattaattttcatatatttactataaaaatatgaagtcatgttaatatgtatttattctaCATAATACCTGAGTGCTTTGTCAAATTTTTTGAACTATTCAAAAGAGTTTATCCATCCCACTCACTGCATACTAActagaaagttaaaaattatgtttgtaaTGGAAAGGTCTAGTAGTCACTACCTCAATCAGTGAACAAATTTAGCAATACCAATAGTAATATCCAGCAATACTGGGAcaacttattttacttatataatgACACATTTAATGCTTTATGTTATGCATAGTATATCTTTTGCTAAAATAagtatgtatcattttatttttactaaaactgcttctgtatttattcatgaggaaacagacaaatcCTAAAAGTTTGACATTCTACCAAGCTTAGATTCTAAAAATGGTAGTAtcaaaaatattaccaaaaaagtGGTGGTGGTGACTGTTCTCAGTTAAGAGATTATGAGAGCCTTGATCAGATCCTTACTTAGAAAAACGTTTTataagccagtttttttttttcaggttttaaaactttttattgcatatttaaaaaattgtgcattccaataattaaaatcatttgaacaAACTAATGGCATTCTGATTAAACTGCATTTTACAGCCTGCAGGACACCTTGGACCAGCATGATTTTTACTCTAGATTTCACAGTCGTCCCTCCCAGCTTCTTCCTTCACCAACATGCaagttcttttccttccctgccagCCAGACAGGCTGATGGGAGAGGCAGGCGCCTTCGTTGTCAGTAGTTCTTTGATGTGAAAAGGGGCAGCACAGTCATTTAAACTTGATCCAACCTCTGTGcgtcttacaaagttaaacagcTAAAAGAAGTAAAGAAGGCAATGCTTGTGGAATGTACAGTGCATATTGGCGGCACATGCCTCATTGTGATTTGCCTGCTTGCTTCCGTTCAATCGTTTCTTTTGAAGGTAGTGGATTTTTCTCTTGcgtttctgtcttcttcaatttcgaCTTATCGAATTTCTCAATCTCAGCCATGTAGGGTTTGTCAGACATGGTTGCAGAGGAAGCAGAGCAAGGTGCATGAGCAAGCAAAGTCCGGTCGGCACAGTGGCCGCTgccgaatctttttttttccaaagacttttttatttgtcagagagagcacacacaagcagggggagcgggagagggagaagcaggctccccgctgagcagggagcccaatgtcggactccattccaggaccctaggatcatgacctgagccaaaggcaaacgtttaaccgactgagccacccaggtgtccctaaaccAGTTTTGAGACACTTTGGGAAATTATGGaattattaattttctaatgCCATGCTCTTAAAATTAAGACAATCTCCTTATTTTTAGGTTATGCACGAAGTATTTAGGAGTGAAATGTAACATTAATAAAGCTAAAATGTGGCAGGATGTTAACTAAGTCAGTCGAGGATGTGATGGACGTTTCactattattttagttttcctgTGGTTTTTAGAAATCTTCAGTACAAAAAGTTGCTGGGGAAATTTAgctaaaaaagactttaaaatacaaaaaatattaaaagatacttAGGAAAATGTGAATAATCTTGGGGTGTATGAAACATTCTATGTAGATTATATTTGATgctataaaagtaaaaaacaaactttatatTAAAGTGTAAGATAgactaagaaattatttttgtaaccCATATGATAAAGATAATAGCCATAAACACAAAAACTTctacaaattaatgaaaaatactaGAAATTGTGCACTATTGACAGGTAATTTGCAGAAAATTCAGATGACCAGTAAGCAAATGAAAGCATGCTCAGTCTACcctgtatttaaataaattcagattAAAGCAATGACATATTTTTCATTAGAAAGACTGACAAAGAGCACCAAGTGCTATTAAATTAGTAGGAAAATGTGCAACTCAAACACTGTTGATGGGACTGAATGTGCTTTATCTGGAAAGTAATGTTactattacaataaaaaaataaaggggtatctgggtggctcagtcggttaagtgtctgactcttgattttggctcaggtcatgatctcagggtcttgggattgagccccacgtcaggttccccgctcagtggggagtctgcttgaggattctgtctccctctgcccctccccctgccctctctctctaatgaatctttttgaaaaatacacatattcTTTGTTCCACAAACCTGATATAAgaatcttacagaaataaaaacatatacaaatatttatgtttaaagatATTCATTGACAGTTGTTTGAAATAGCAAGGAAGTGAAAACAACATGAATGTTCATCAACAGAGAAACAATCTGAACATTAATACCTCTCCATATGTAGTATTCTGCAGCTACTAACACTAAAATGAGTAAGTTAGATTTATATGTACCTGGAAAGATGTCCGTGATGTATGTTACAGGAAAGTTGCAGATTGATGTCCATACAGTGATcctgtttaaatatataaatattcacaaccaagaaaaaaaaaaaaagaaccatgtaTAAACATGTACATTTAAACATAAAGCTACAGAAAAGTACTCATGATGCTTTTAACATGTTAGTTTAAGaagtcagattttatttttttaaagatttcatttatttgacagagagagagaggacacaagcagggagagctgcagagggagagggaaaagcagactccccactgagcaggacctgagggacacggggcttgatcccaggatgctgggatcatgacctgagccaaaagcagacacttaaccaactgagccacccaggcgccccaggaagccagattttcttttatgtatatttgttataatttcttGTTTTGCAGGTAAATGCATTATATAATTTCAGAAGAGCAattcaaatatgaaaagaaaaactatatgaaaAATACGTTTATTTTCTAACTTGAGAATAAGTAAAAAACTGTTAGAGAACAAAGTAATAGCATAATGGCCCATTTGACCATCTTTATTCCTCTGTTATAAAATTCATCTTAGAAAAGAATCTCCAATTCTAGAACTTGATTTATGGATTAAATATATCAAAGTTAAAGCCATTTATTTCATTACCATGCCTTTAAAATTCCACAAACCTGttttcttggggttttttgttaATATCTCATTAAGTTGAACTAAGAATTGGGATAGAGGGGAGAGTAAGAAGGGACTGTGAAGGGAGATTGTTACATGGAggaatttcccttttttaagaGGACAAGGGTCCTATATGTAGAAAAAGAATGGGATTggtttacagagaaagaaacttgCCCTCTCATAAACTTAATTGGCCTCCAGCTATAATGTTTTAGAGTTTCTACCTCTGAGGTTATTTCTCATAGCCAGAGCAGCATTTACAAAAATAGTTCATATGCAAAA
Encoded proteins:
- the LOC110590166 gene encoding thymosin beta-4-like; protein product: MSDKPYMAEIEKFDKSKLKKTETQEKNPLPSKETIERKQAGKSQ